The following is a genomic window from Planktothrix serta PCC 8927.
AAGTTGCGTTACCGCTAGTGGATCGATATCCGAATGAAGCTTGGCAAATTCTACTCGGTTATGACCAAGAAAAAAGGATAGGCGATCGGGCTGGGGATGCCGTGATTAAAGCGGTTAAACAAGCAGAAAAATCTGTTAGCAATTCCTAATTCAATTTTCAACAATTTCCCATTAACATTTATCTCCCCATATTCATCATGCAAACCGGATTATTATCTTCCAATCAAGTTACAGAACCTTATTCTCCTGATCAAGTATTCTTCTGTCCTGAAGAATCTCAATTTTACTCTCAATGTATTGAGAAAATGGTATTAAATCAATGTACAGCCTTTGACTCAATTATTGAATTTGGAACGGGTGAAGGGAGTCCTGTGATTGATTGTTTACTTAAAACTCGATTTAAAGGCTGTATTCACGGCTATGAATTAAACATTGATGCTTGTAAATTAGCTCGGTCTACCCTTGAGAAATATCAGCTTAGAAACAAGTATATTATTCATAATGAATGTTTTTTTAGTGCTTCCCCTGGTTCCGCAAGTTATTTAATTGCAAATCCTCCTTATCTTCCGGCACCTGATAATGATTTATATCTGCCTGCCTTGCATGGGGGAATTGATGGGGCTACCATTACGAAGAAGTTGTTTACAGTGGGTTGTAAGAATGTTTTATTAATGATTGCGGCTTATTCTAATCCGGTGGAAACCATTGAGTATGCTCAAGCGCAGGGTTATCAAGTGGTTGATTTTATGATTTCACCGTTAAAGTTTGGTTACTATAGTTGCGAACCAAAAGTTAAACAAACCATTGAAGACCTTCAGAAAAAACAGAAAGCCTTTTATTCTGAAAATATCTACTTTTTAGCCGGGGTTCTGTTTAAGAAAGAAGATCCTTTAAATGTGGATTTATCAGCAGAATTGTTGAAGGTTATGACCGCTTTATAACACAAAGGCAGGAGTAGAATGCTTTCCCCCATTCTTCTCTCCAACAAAGTTCAAGCCTCGTTAGGGGATCTCTGCTTAATTCTAGTATATTTAATCGCTTTCACCAATCACTTTAGTCCAAGGAATAGGAACATAACCGAGGATTATAAATAATTCCTAAAAAATCATCACCTCCTGCATAAACAACGCGCCGGAAATCTTCTGGAAATTCTGCATAAAATTTTTCTCCCCATTTTCTCATTTATTCAGAAACCGGGTTTCTTAATTGAGCTTTTTGTTAATAGCAAAGGTTAGGGCAGAAACCCGGTTTCTCGCAAGCGCTGGGGGTGTGGGGTTCAGAAACCGGGTTTCTTAATTGAGCTTTTTGTTAATAGCAAAAGTTAACGCAGAAACCCGGTTTCTAGGAGGTAGTTAGATGTCCAATAATTTCCAAACCAGAAGCCTTGAAATAAATTTCAGGCTTAAAGCTAAAACCCGTTAAAACGGGTTAATAAAATAAATTAAGTCTTTAGTTATCTTTAGATAACTTCAGCTTTTAGCCCGAACTTTAGTTCAGGGCTAATCTCAAGCAATCTTTCTGTTAGTAGCTCATGTTAACGCCAAAATCCGGTTCATTGGAGGGGTGGGTGGGGTTTTAAAACTTCAAAAATAACCGATAACAGACGTTTCTGAACGGCGGGAGTTCTCAACACTTTTTTGTCCGCAGAAAACGGCTGCAACCCCAGCAAAACGACATCATATTTAGTTCCGATCTCGAACCCACTCGCCTCAAAAATCGGTTCGTATTCAGCCGGAACTGGGATATTTTCAATCCAATATTCACCGTGGACGGTTTGACTGTCAAAAAATGCGATGCCGAGATTGCCTTCTTTATAGCGAAAAAACTTAATTTTTCGGACTTGGCGTTCCTTTTTACCAACCAAATCTGACACCAGATCGGCGGCTCCCAAAATGTTTTTCAGATCGAACATAACCCAAACCTTCGATATGTGATCATGTGGGTGGTACAGGCTAGAAATCATTCCAACCTAGTTTCCAATCAATTAATCTCCCTAACGAGTAGGGAGTGTAAGAACAAAACATGACTTTATTCTGTCACTTGTGAATTAGGGGATCAAGTGTTAAGTTGGCAAATTTTTGGCTAGAAGTTGGGGGTTAAGGTAGATTATAACACAGAAAAGTCTTAAGCGATCGCGTCGGATGAAGATAGAACTGGGGTCAGAAACCGGGTTTCTTAATTGAGCTTTCTCTTAGTAGCAAAAGTTAACGCAGAAACCCGGTTTCTAGGTGGTAGTTAGGAGCATCAATCCTCATCAGGATTTTCTAAAATATTCCGCACGACATTTCCGCCAAATTCGTTACGTTTTTCAATCTCACTGACTTGTGTGGCAATTTGTTTAGCTATTTCAATGTCTCCTAATCGAGCTCTAATCAGTCCTGATGCTGCATAAGCATTAATATAAAGCCGAATATTAGGATCATCTAAACGTGCGGTTAATATCGGTTTTAATTGAACCCAATCTTCAGGTAGTAATTCTATGCGTTTCACCATTTCTAGCACTTTTGTCGCCACTTGCAAGGCTAAAGGATCGTTATGGGTATAAAAGAAATAGCGATAAGCTGACACCAATACATCAGGATCTTCATCCGCAATGGCGAGCGCCTGATTGATATAACCATCTGCAAGCTCTGGATTATTCCAATGAGTAGATGCCAGCACTAGCAATTGTTTGACGGTTTCAGGGACGGTATACCATGACAATCCATCAGCATTTGGGACTGGCGAAGTTTGGGTTTGATTTTGTGGCTTAGAAACAGGCATTATTCTGGCAACAATAGTATATCAGAATTGTAGAACATGGCAATTTCAAACCCCTTAACTGATTAACGCTGTACTCAAGCTCTACAAAGGCTAATCCATAAACCTTTCAGTAAATAACTTGGGGTGAGGTGCTAGTATTTTAACGCCAGTTTTAACTTACGAGGGGGTTTGGGGGAGCTATAAGTCTCACACTGAATTTCACGCTCACAAAAAAAACAACCAGAAATCAGTGTGGGTTACATGGACTCCCCCAAGTTAATTTTGCGTTTGTCAATCCCGACAAAATTAACAATAATATGTTAAAGTATATCCAAGAGTTTTGAAAGCGACAATGTTTCAGG
Proteins encoded in this region:
- a CDS encoding class I SAM-dependent methyltransferase is translated as MQTGLLSSNQVTEPYSPDQVFFCPEESQFYSQCIEKMVLNQCTAFDSIIEFGTGEGSPVIDCLLKTRFKGCIHGYELNIDACKLARSTLEKYQLRNKYIIHNECFFSASPGSASYLIANPPYLPAPDNDLYLPALHGGIDGATITKKLFTVGCKNVLLMIAAYSNPVETIEYAQAQGYQVVDFMISPLKFGYYSCEPKVKQTIEDLQKKQKAFYSENIYFLAGVLFKKEDPLNVDLSAELLKVMTAL